A window of Maioricimonas rarisocia genomic DNA:
TCAACGAAGGTCGCGAAGCGGCTCGCGAGTGCGATCGCTACCTGATGGGTGTCAGCCAGCTCCCGTAGGCAGCCCGGCAACGCGGACGGCACTGCAGAAACGCGGACTCACGTGACGCCACCAGCGACTGGGGACACTGCGACACCAGCCCGCCATGATGCAACCTCCCTACCTGATCGCGCTCGGCCAGCGGCTCACCGAAAGTCTCACCGGACTCGATGCCGATCGACGACAGCGTCACCGCGACTTCATCGGCCGGTTCCGCCAGCCGGACGGAGGCTACGCCGGCCGGGAAGGGGACTCGGACCTCTACTACACCAGCTTCGCCGTCCGATCACTGGCGGTGCTGGGTGGTGTCGACGAGTCCGAACTGCCGCTGCTGACAGCCTATCTTCGCGGACACGACTGGCAGCGGTTGGGCGTCATCGACCTGATGAACTGGCTCTCGCTTGCGCTGGCCGTGCAGACGTTCGGCGGAGAAGACCTGCTGGCCGACGCCGGATCTGACTGGCAGGATCGCATCTCCACCCAGCTCGAGAGCGTTCGGACGTCCGATGGCGGCTACGCCAAGAGTCCCGAGGGAGCATCCGGCAGCACGTACCACACGTTTCTCGTCCTGCTCGCCTACGAGCTGATCGGTCGCACGCCTCCCAGGCCCAACGATCTGATTCAGTTCCTGTATGATCGCCAGCGGGACGACGGTGGCTTCGTCGAAATCGGCCCGATGAAGAGAAGCGGCACAAATCCGACCGCCGCCGCATCGGCAACGCTGCAGCGGCTGGGGGGAATGGACGAGGACCTGCAGGCGGACATCTGCGGCTTTCTCGGCGACGTCTACAGCATGGAAGGGGGCTTTCAGGCAAACAGCCGCATCCCCTTCGCCGACGGCCTGTCGACATTCACCGCGCTGCTGACCGCGCTGGACATCGGCTGCCCGCATCTGGTGGACCGGCAGAGGCTGGAGCACTTTGTCGGCGACGTTCTGGAACGACCGGACGGCGGATTCCGGGCGGCCGGCTGGGACGACGCTGCCGACGTGGAGTACTCCTTCTACGGCCTGGGCCTGCTGGCCCTGCTGAACGAGCTTCCCGCCTCGCCTGCTGACTGACGCCGAACGCCCACCGGCTGCGTCCGGTGGGCCGCGGCCTGCTCCGAACTTAACTTCTGGCATGGGGTTGATGCGCCGCCTGGGGGCGTGGCCAGCAAGGCTTGAGGGGTGAGTATCGAGAAGTAGCGGGTTGGGTCACGACACACCTGGTGAGGTCAGGGCATAGGTACCGCCTTCAGTTCAGGACATGGGCGGCTGGCAGTCGGAGCGAAGCGACGCCCCCAGCCGATTGGAACAGATGGTCACCCCGATTGGGTGGCCGTGGCTGGAGCGAGCAACACGAGCGAAGCCACGGAAGTAGCGTTCGAACGCATGCGTCAGGCAGACAGGAATGTCCGCCCCACCTGGCTGCCGGGGTGAATGCCGCACCTTCAAAGGGCTGGCTCACAGAGCCGTGGCACGCGGCGAGTGTCCCGATCCGGACGGTGCCAGATTGATCATGTCGGTGTTCGTCAGGCGATGCCTGACCTACCGCCGGCTGATCCGTAAGCCCACCGGCCGCGTCCGGTGGGCAGGTGGCAATACCAGCACGAAGCGCCAGCGAGTGCATCTGCAATCTCGCTACTGGCACACATCACGCCGCCCGGCGCCACGCTACTGCAGTTCCGAACCGCAGTGCCGGCATTTGCGACCGGGGGCTGTTTCCCGGCCGCAATGCCAGCAGGTGAGCGGTGCCGGCGGATCGCCAAGCTGCAGCAACGAGTCCAGTCCGAGCGTCCCGGCAAAGATGTAGAGGATGGCCAGTAGTCCCACCCCTGCGATTGCGAGAATCGGAAGCAGGGCCAACAGGAACCACCAGCCGGTCATCGGACTGAGCCTGCAAGAGGACTGTTATCGGGTCGACTCGGGCGGGTCGCAATACGCCAGTGCCAACAGGGCGTAGGCGGTCACGAGGTTCGGATCCCCTTCGTACCAGCGGTCGGTCGGGTTCACCCAGCTGCCGTTGTCCTGCTGCGTCGACACCAGCCGGTCGGTCAGTTCGGCTCGCCAGTCGTGCCGCGTGCCATCTTCGTCGACGAGCACATCTTCACCCAGGACCGACAGCGTTTTGGCAAAAGTGTGGTAGTAGTAGAACAGCCCCTGCTGCCCCATGCCGGGGTTTTCTTCGAGCGTGTAGTGGCGGCCGATCCATTCCCGTGCGGCCTGCACCCGCTCGTCGTCCTCGGTGAGCCCTGCGTAGATCATGCTCTTGAGGCCGGCGTACGTCATGCTCGCGTAGGACCGCAGCCCGCCGTCCGGGTTGGTTCCCGCCTGCGAGGTGCCGCCGGCGGCCGGCGTGTAGTAGAACCCGCCGTCGTCGATCTTCGAAGCGAACGGCGTGGTGTTGTGTTCGCTTTCGAGGTTCTGGCACCGCGACACGAAGATCAGGGCCTTCTGCATGGCGGGATCGTCTTTCCCGACGCCGGCGGACTGCAGTGCTTCCATGAAGAACTGCGTATTCGACAGGTCGGGCCGCTGATGCCGGCCGTAGCCCGCGCCCCCGTACGCCGGGTCGCTGGGATCGATGTCCTCGGTTTCATCCCACTGGAGGCCGCGGAGAAACCCGATCGCCTTGCGGATGCGGTCGTCGTAGCGGCCGTCGGCATTGGCAGCCTGCAGCGCCATCACGGCAATGGCCGTCTCGTAGTTGCGGTGACGGGACTCTTCGTAGTACAGCCCGCCGTCCTCCTTCGCCAGTCCCTCGAGAAAGGCCAGGCCCTTCGCGACGGTCGGATCGTCCACCGAAACGCCGCTCTTGAGCAGGGAAACCGTGGCCAGTGCGGTGATTCCGGGGACGGTCGGCGTTGTCCAGCTGCCGTCGTCCGCCTGGGTCGTCCGCAGAAAATCGACCGCCTGCGAGCGGGACTGCTTCAGGGTTGCCGCATCGGGGCCAGCGGCGTGCAGCGTCGCCGGGGCGACCAGGATGACGGCCATCAGCGAACCCGCCAGAACAACTCGCCACCGATGAATCCAGTGTGCGGAATTCATCCTCACTCCTCCTCATGCATGATGCAGTTGCCGCAGATGCGCACGACATCTCCGGCGGCAGTGTGGATGCCGTCCGCCTCCCCTGGCCCGACCTTCCGCGGTCGCGACGCTCGTCCGGCACAAATCTCGCTTGATTATACGGCGCGGCCGGGGGTTACGAAAAGCGGCCCCCTCAGGACCGGCACCAGGGAAGTCACGCCCCACTCGCCCGAAACCGCCTGTTCCCCCGGCACCACTGCTCGAAAACGCTCTTGACCGTTTGAGAGCCTGCGTCGTATCTTCCCGCCCCCTTCCAGCACTCTCTCTCCGTATCTCACAACTCCACCTCATTCGAATGCGATCGATTCCCGTCGGTCTGCAGTCGAGGAGTGTCCCTCGATGATTTCTCGCGATCCTGTTCGCCCCATCCTGCTGAGTCTGTCGCTGGCGCTGCTGACCGGTTGCCACGAGATGGATCTGTTCCGTCTGTCCGACTCCAGCGAAGCTCGCGAGAAGCAGGTCTCAGCCGCCCTCCGCGGCGAGCAGGGGCATTCGAAGCTGGTTGGTGACTACATCAACATCACCGGCCTGAACCAGATCATGCTCGAAGGCGTGGGGCTGGTGACGCGGCTGGACAATACGGGCGACGATCCCCCCGCCTCGCCGTACCGCACGCAGCTTCTCGAAGACATGCGTAAGCGAAACATCAAGGACCCCAACGAGGTCCTGCGGAATCCCTCCACGACCCTGGTGGTCGTCCGGGCCTACCTGCCGCCGCTGCTCAAGAAGGGGGAAAACTTCGACGTCGAAGTACTCCTGCCGCAGGGGAGCGAAGCGACCAGCCTTAACGGTGGCTGGCTGCTGGAATGTGAACTGAGCGAACATGCCGCCGTTTCCGGCCGCGTCCTCAAGGGGACGGTGATGGCCAAGGCCAGCGGACCGATCCTGGTCTCGACCGGCGAAGGAGACGATGGTGACACGGCAATGATGCGTCAGGGAACGATTCCCTCTGGAGCCCGGTACGTCGGCGACGATCGCAATCTGTCGGTGTTCCTCCGCGGAGACTATCGCAGCGTGCGGATGTCCCGCCGGATCGCCAACCGCATCGGTCAGCGTTTTCACGACTACGACGACGCCGGCATCAAGCGGCCGCTCGCCGAAGCGAAGACCGACAGCCGCATCGAGCTGATCGTCCATTCCCGCTACCGGGACAATTACCCGCGGTATCTGCAGTGCATCCGGCACATCCAGTTGAACGACAGTGCCGTGGGTCGGCGGATTCGCATGCAGGAACTCCGCGAGGAACTGCAGAACCCTGCCACTGCCGGACAGGCGGCCCTCGAACTGGAAGCGATCGGTCCGGAGGCCGCTCCGATTCTCAAGTCGGGTCTGACCGCTTCGGATCTCGAAGCCCGCTTCCGTGCGGCTGAGGCCCTGGCCTATCTGGGACGGCAGGATGGCGTCGACGTGCTGGCCGAAGTGGCCGACAAGCAGCCGGCGTTTCGCGTGTTCGCCCTCGCCGCACTGGCCACGCTCGACAGTGGCGAGGCTGCTCTCGCGCTGCGGGACCTGATGAACCACAACAGTATCGAAACGCGCTATGGTGCCTTCCGTGCCCTGTCGGTCCGGCCGGCGAATGCCGTGTACATCGGCGGCAACGACATGGAAGGGAAGTTCAAGCTCCACCTGATCGATTCGACCGGCGAACCGCTCGTTCACCTGACTCGGCGGAAGCGGTCGGAGATCGTGCTGTTCGGAGCGGACCAGCAGTTCCGCTCGCCGATGTTTGTGCGGGCCGGTCGTCACATCATGATCAAGGGAGAGCCGGGCAGTTCGCGGCTGACCATCAGCAAGTTCGCCCCGGGCGAACGCGATCTGCAGGAACAGGTCTCTCCCCGGGTGGCGGACGTGATTCGGGCCGCAAGTGCCATGGGAGCCAGTTATCCGGACATCGTGCAGATGCTGGTCCAGACAGAGAAGCAGCACAACCTGCCCGGTCGCATCGGGATCGACGCGCTGCCGCCCGCCGGACGGACCTTCGTTCGCCGCCGCGGAGGTGACGACGATTCCGAAACGGAGACCGAAGAAACGCAGGTGGGAGACCAGGCGCTGGCTCCCAACCTGTTCGAAGTCAGCGGCAAACCGAACAACGACCTGCAGAACATGCCGGTTCAAAGCGAAATCCAGGATGCCGTCGGCTTTGAAGTCCAGTAGTCGAACTGCCGCGTAGATTGCGATCGAGCCCGCGGCAATGGCCGTGGGCTTGATGCACGTAGAGTTCAGTCAGTAGTGGGCCGCGGGCCCGGGGTTGATCGGTCATGCTGAAGTCGCTGGAGATGTTCGGCTTCAAGAGCTTTGCCGATCGCACTGCGTTCGAGTTTTCCCCCGGCGTGACGTGCGTGGTGGGGCCGAACGGCAGCGGCAAGAGCAACGTCGTCGATGCGCTCAAGTGGATTCTGGGAGACCAGAGTCCCAAGAGCCTCCGCGGCAAGGACATGGCGGACGTCATCTTCAACGGTTCCGCCGGCCGACGTCCCAGCGGTTTCGCCGAAGCCACGCTCACCTTCGACAACTCCAGCGAACTGCTGCCGATCGACACGCAGCAGGTGCAGATTGGCCGCCGCCTGTATCGCAGCGGCGACTCCGAATATCTGCTCAACGGCTCGGCCGTGCGGCTGAAGGACATCCGCGACCTGTTCATGGGAACCGGTGCGGGAACCGCGGCGTACAGCATCATCGAGCAGGGTCGGGTCGACCAGATCCTGCAGGCCAACCCGACCACTCGCCGCGTGGTGTTCGAAGAAGCGGCCGGCATCAGCAAGTTCAAGACGCGCCGCGTCGATGCCGAACGCAAGCTCGACCGCGTCGCCCAGAACCTGCTCCGTCTGCGCGACATCGTCGACGAAGTCGAAGCGCAGTTGACCGCCACCCGCAGCCAGGCTTCCAAGGCGGCCAAATACCGCGAACTCTCCCGGGAACTGAAGGAACTCTGGACCGGTCTGGCGGCCGACGATTACCGGCACCTGACCGCCGAACTGACCGGCCTCGAAGATCACGGCCAGGCACGGGTCGATGAACTGGCCGGTCTTGATGAAGAACTGGCAGGTCTCGAGTCGAAGCGGAGTGCCATCGAAGAGAAGCTGTCCGAGCGTGACCGCGAACTGCGGGAGTTCGAACGGACCGCCTCGTCGAATCGGGAAACGATTGCGGCTCACGAATCTGCCATTCGCTATCAGAGCGGGCGCCTCGAAGAACTCGAACACGAAATCCTGCAGCTCCGGCAGGAACGGAATTCACTGCGAACCGGAACTCGGGGCATCGCCCGCGAGCTGGAGACCACCGCACAGCGGCTCGAAGAATTCCAGCAAAGCTTCGAAGAGCAGCGCGAGGCCCTGCTGCAGCGGGAAGCGCAGATCTCCGGGCTTTCGGAACAACTGGAGACCGTGCGTCAGGCACTTCGGACCGCCCAGTCAACGCGGGACGAACTGGTCGCGCAGCGCACGAAGAGCGCCGAACGGGTTACGACGCTCTCCGCACAGGTCGAACATGCCGAGGCCGCGGTCTCGGCGATACAGGCCAAACTGGCTGCTCACGACGAACGGCTGCAGGCCGCCCATAGCGAAGTCGAAACCCGTCAGGCTCGTCTGACCGAAGCTGAACTGGCAGCCGAGTCCGCCCGGCAGGAAGTCGAACGCATCCGTAGCGACCGGATGCAGCTCGCCGGAGGACAGCGGGAGACCGAGCGGCAGCTCAACGAATACCGGGAACAGCGAAGTGCCGGGCAGGCGCGGCTTCGGGTTCTCGAAGACCTCGAGCGCCGGCAGGAAGGCCTGGGCATCGGCGTGCGGGAGATCCTGCGTCGTGCTCATGAGATCGATGCGTCGCCGTGGAACCTGATTCTCGGCACTGCCAGCGATCTGCTCGAAGTTTCATTGGAGAAAGCGCCTCTACTCGACGTTGCTCTGGGCCGAAGGTCCCAGCTGATCGTCATTCGTGAGCTGCGTCCGCTGCTGGACTACCTCAACCGGATCGACAGCCACATCAGTGGCCGCGTCGGCTTCATCGAATGGTCGCCGGATGCTCCGCTCGCCGGTCAGATGCCCTCTGCAAGCGGGAGCAGCGAAGGGAACGGATCGGAAGGCAACTCCCTGTTGCTCTCCGATCGGCTTCCGGACCTGTCAGACATACCGGGTGTCGCCTGCCGGGCGGACGAACTGGCGACCGAGGCCGAACCGGTTGCCGGCCTGCTCACGCGGCTGCTGGCCGACACGTGGATCGTCGATACGCTCGACGTGGCGTTTGAACTCGCATCGGGTGCCGGCCGCGAGTGCCGGTTCGTCACGTTGCAGGGTGAACTGATCGAGCGGGACCGGACGCTGTTCGTGGGAACGGTGCCGCACGAGACGGCTGTCGTCT
This region includes:
- a CDS encoding prenyltransferase/squalene oxidase repeat-containing protein codes for the protein MNSAHWIHRWRVVLAGSLMAVILVAPATLHAAGPDAATLKQSRSQAVDFLRTTQADDGSWTTPTVPGITALATVSLLKSGVSVDDPTVAKGLAFLEGLAKEDGGLYYEESRHRNYETAIAVMALQAANADGRYDDRIRKAIGFLRGLQWDETEDIDPSDPAYGGAGYGRHQRPDLSNTQFFMEALQSAGVGKDDPAMQKALIFVSRCQNLESEHNTTPFASKIDDGGFYYTPAAGGTSQAGTNPDGGLRSYASMTYAGLKSMIYAGLTEDDERVQAAREWIGRHYTLEENPGMGQQGLFYYYHTFAKTLSVLGEDVLVDEDGTRHDWRAELTDRLVSTQQDNGSWVNPTDRWYEGDPNLVTAYALLALAYCDPPESTR
- a CDS encoding prenyltransferase/squalene oxidase repeat-containing protein; amino-acid sequence: MMQPPYLIALGQRLTESLTGLDADRRQRHRDFIGRFRQPDGGYAGREGDSDLYYTSFAVRSLAVLGGVDESELPLLTAYLRGHDWQRLGVIDLMNWLSLALAVQTFGGEDLLADAGSDWQDRISTQLESVRTSDGGYAKSPEGASGSTYHTFLVLLAYELIGRTPPRPNDLIQFLYDRQRDDGGFVEIGPMKRSGTNPTAAASATLQRLGGMDEDLQADICGFLGDVYSMEGGFQANSRIPFADGLSTFTALLTALDIGCPHLVDRQRLEHFVGDVLERPDGGFRAAGWDDAADVEYSFYGLGLLALLNELPASPAD
- a CDS encoding flagellar basal body P-ring protein FlgI; translation: MISRDPVRPILLSLSLALLTGCHEMDLFRLSDSSEAREKQVSAALRGEQGHSKLVGDYINITGLNQIMLEGVGLVTRLDNTGDDPPASPYRTQLLEDMRKRNIKDPNEVLRNPSTTLVVVRAYLPPLLKKGENFDVEVLLPQGSEATSLNGGWLLECELSEHAAVSGRVLKGTVMAKASGPILVSTGEGDDGDTAMMRQGTIPSGARYVGDDRNLSVFLRGDYRSVRMSRRIANRIGQRFHDYDDAGIKRPLAEAKTDSRIELIVHSRYRDNYPRYLQCIRHIQLNDSAVGRRIRMQELREELQNPATAGQAALELEAIGPEAAPILKSGLTASDLEARFRAAEALAYLGRQDGVDVLAEVADKQPAFRVFALAALATLDSGEAALALRDLMNHNSIETRYGAFRALSVRPANAVYIGGNDMEGKFKLHLIDSTGEPLVHLTRRKRSEIVLFGADQQFRSPMFVRAGRHIMIKGEPGSSRLTISKFAPGERDLQEQVSPRVADVIRAASAMGASYPDIVQMLVQTEKQHNLPGRIGIDALPPAGRTFVRRRGGDDDSETETEETQVGDQALAPNLFEVSGKPNNDLQNMPVQSEIQDAVGFEVQ
- the smc gene encoding chromosome segregation protein SMC translates to MLKSLEMFGFKSFADRTAFEFSPGVTCVVGPNGSGKSNVVDALKWILGDQSPKSLRGKDMADVIFNGSAGRRPSGFAEATLTFDNSSELLPIDTQQVQIGRRLYRSGDSEYLLNGSAVRLKDIRDLFMGTGAGTAAYSIIEQGRVDQILQANPTTRRVVFEEAAGISKFKTRRVDAERKLDRVAQNLLRLRDIVDEVEAQLTATRSQASKAAKYRELSRELKELWTGLAADDYRHLTAELTGLEDHGQARVDELAGLDEELAGLESKRSAIEEKLSERDRELREFERTASSNRETIAAHESAIRYQSGRLEELEHEILQLRQERNSLRTGTRGIARELETTAQRLEEFQQSFEEQREALLQREAQISGLSEQLETVRQALRTAQSTRDELVAQRTKSAERVTTLSAQVEHAEAAVSAIQAKLAAHDERLQAAHSEVETRQARLTEAELAAESARQEVERIRSDRMQLAGGQRETERQLNEYREQRSAGQARLRVLEDLERRQEGLGIGVREILRRAHEIDASPWNLILGTASDLLEVSLEKAPLLDVALGRRSQLIVIRELRPLLDYLNRIDSHISGRVGFIEWSPDAPLAGQMPSASGSSEGNGSEGNSLLLSDRLPDLSDIPGVACRADELATEAEPVAGLLTRLLADTWIVDTLDVAFELASGAGRECRFVTLQGELIERDRTLFVGTVPHETAVVSRRSELLKLKDELNRLDHEIRLATARLSRLADTLEDAGGVLSGAEQVLRDRLDVCTELRSQLNTAESETRRLEDERAALKEEADSLTERRDGVRGELENAKAQVAADDAELKAVDAEIVDRRETIASVEESLQQSRSQTSAEQVDLAKHEERLANLKSSQERLERDRQLREQQQAEAEARLNAARQTHRRTLLTILQTESELASCFLEAEERARSIHRIQQQRAAVQQERTELSRHENELTKRRRTLQDESHQAEIRIREIRHQLVTLAERIEEEYQVPLTEFVESGVSALEQYRQQRSGNAEKPAVSPAAAEETTDAESDAAAETPDEAEETTAAVSETVAAGSLPDEPEITLEDIRDELEGRVNRLRRKLKLMGTVNTDALQDLEELETRYEHLSSQLNDLEEAKSTLEEIIRRINVESKRLFLETFEAIQVNFRDLFRKLFGGGEGDIILEDPDNVLECGIDIVARPPGKELRSISLLSGGEKTMTAVALLFAMFKSKPSPYCILDEVDAALDDANVDRYVSVVKEFTDMTQFVIITHRKPTMTAADVLYGVTMEQAGVSKRMSVRFEEVGENGEIRTQSGKAA